TTCCATTCCAACGGTTGGAATAGGAGCAGGGCCGCATGCAGATGGACAAATTCTTGTTTTGCATGATGTGCTGGGTATCAACAAAGGGTTTAAACCACGTTTTCTTCGTCAGTATGCCAATTTAAATGACATCATGAACGAAGCGATTACAAATTATATTAAAGACGTTAAAGGCAAATCTTTTCCAAACGAAAAGGAGTCTTATTGATCACCTCCCTTTTGTTATCTTGATAAGAAAAACAAAAGTTTAAAACAGAAAATTATGGCAAAGCGCCCATTTCAAATTATATATGAAGACAATCACTTACTGATTGTCAACAAAGAACCAGGTATACTTGTTCAGGGCGATTCCACGCGCGACAAGCCTTTACTTGAAATGTTGAAGGAATATATCAAAGAAGAGTACGACAAGCCGGGAGCTGTATTTTTAGGAACAGTGCACCGTCTGGACCGCCCGGTGAGTGGTTTGGTCGTATTCGCAAAAACGTCGAAAGCGTTGGAAAGAATGAATGAAATCTTCCGTAAACGCGATGTACAAAAAACATATTGGGCCGTTGTAAAAAATCGTCCGCCGGAAAAAAAGGGGAAACTTGTTCACTGGCTTATCAAAGATGAGAAGAGAAATGTAACAACGGCTTACGATTACGAAGTTCCGGGATCGCAGCGTGCTGAACTTAGTTACAGACTTTTGGGTGATGTAAATAAATTCAATTTGCTTGAAGTTACTCCGGTAACCGGCCGTCCGCATCAGATACGTGTTCAGCTTGCTTCAATGGGTTGTCCGATTCGTGGGGATTTGAAATATGGTTATCCAAAAGCAAATCCGGATGCGGGCATTAACCTACATGCCCGTCGCCTTTTCTTTGAACATCCTGTAAAAAAGGAGCCGATTATTTGTAAAGCAGGACTTCCAAATGATCCGTTCTGGGAAGAATTCCTTCCATTGGATACCGAAATCATCAAAGCAGATCACTTAGGATTTTTATACGAATAAATTTCTATGATTGAAAAGTTAAAGCAGCGCTGGAATGTCAAAAATGGATGGGATGTCTTAATCATTTTACTGGTTTTTGCCTGTACCGGATTTTCCATTTTATACATTAAGCGCGCACTTTTTAATCTTGTCGGCATATCAAAAGAAACATCGCCTTCCTGGCTTCTCTGGACTGTGAATATTCTTATTATTTTACCTCTTTACCAGGCCGTTTTACTTGCCTGGGGCTGGGTTTGGGGCCGATTTTCTTTTTTTTGGGAATTTGAGAAAAGGATGGTTCGAAGGATTGGGAGTTGGTTTGGGTGGAAAGGATAAACTTCATATAACAATTAGCAGTCAGATTTACTCTTCAATTGATTAACTTCTAAATTAAAAATATTTGCTAAAATTGTAACCTCTGGGGTTTCACTGTATATTTGTAAAAATAATTGAAACCATTGTACATAAAGGGCTTAGGTTACTTTCGGAAAAGAATAATTCTTCGAAGCTACCCGCTGAACAAGTGGAAAAGATCAAACGTATTTTGTCGGTTTTAAATACCGCAAAAACACTCGATCCGATCAAAGCAATTCCAGGTTATCGGTTACATGAATTAAGTGGAGATTTAAAAGGATTTTGGGCAGTTTGGGTTACAGGCAATTATAGAATTGTATTCCGCTTTGAAGAAGGTAATGTATACGAAATTAATTACATTGACTATCATTAAGAGATATAGTTATGGAAAGTGAAATGAAACCAGTGCATCCTGGTGCCGTTCTGCGAGAGGATGTTCTAAAAGAAATGAAAATATCCATCACAAAAGCGGCAAAAGAGCTGAATGTGAGCAGGAAACAGTTATCAGAAATTGTTAATGAAACAGCTTCTATTTCTGCTGAAATGGCAGTGCGCCTTGAAAGTGGTTTTGGAATAACTGCTGAATTTTGGCTGGATATGCAGAAAAACTTCGACATTTGGAAAGTCAAAAGCAGTGGCCGTGTCCAAGGCATTCACCGTATTTTATCGCAAGCGGTATAAAAAAGTGTCGTTATAAATTGTCACTTCTTCTTCCACCCCTTCAACTTCCAGGCACTCACGCCAACATAAGCCATACTCCCTTTTGCTCCGCTTCCGTTTTTATTAATCAATCCGTTAATATTACTAAATCCAATAAAAATCGGCCCGAAATGTGCCAAGGCTCCGATGGCTACTTTTTTGTTTCCCTGAATAAATGAGATTGGAAAAGCGAAGTCAGAATCCTCATCTTCAAAACGCGGCGTGATTGTAAAAACATTTGGCTGCGCTACGTTCAATACGTTATCTGTTAAAGATTTAAAGCGTTTTGTTTGAGATAAAGTGACAAAAAATCCTTTCACCAATTGAACATCTGCCTCCCAATGCACTGCTTGCGGTAATTTTACCTTACTATTAAAAGTCGTATCAGAACTTGCCGGATATAAATTCATTAACCCATCTGCACCTTCATTTCCGATTATTTCTAATTCTTTTTGACCGATAATCGTTTGTTCCTGTTGCCCGGCTATCATCTGACTTCCGGTTGTTTTGTATTTTATTGATCCGATATCGGTTAAAGAAGCTGCCAATCGCAGAATATATTTAGGATTCTGATCAAATGCTTCATCTTTATTTTGCCAGTAATTACCTAATTCATACGTCACACCCAGATCATAACCCCAGCCTGCCGCGTATTTATCAGAATTGAACAAATCACCTAACTTCAATTTTTGGTTTTGCTGACTATATCCCGTTTCATAGGAAAAATTATTCAAAACCAGTTCGCTTTCGTCCTGCGATCCAGTAACTTTTCTAACCTGGAAATTATCAACTGAACCTTTTATATAGCCAATTCTGGCTCCGAAAACTCTTTTCGCCGTAACTCCAACGCGGAATTTATGTGCATCCAGATCCAGCAATTGTACGCCATAAGACACACTCATTTCTGAAAAGCTTTGCTGTACAAGATTGAATTTCCCCCAATCAGTCGTGGCTACATTGTCCTTTCCGGTATCAAGCCGTTTGAAATAAAGATTTCTGATATCATCAGGAACATTATTACCCGTTACAAATCCTCTGGTTCGAAATTGAATTGCTACACCCTGATATTTCCCAATCGAAAACATAGCCGATGGCCAGCGGATTTCACTTGTCAGATAAATCGGATCTTTATCCGTCAGCGAGCCCATAGTCCGCGAACGGCCATACAATTCATCTTTGGAATGTGCGGCAAGAAGCGGATAGAATAAGGAATTTTTACCTAAAAAAACAAAATACCGATGATTGATACTGCTTCCAATCGTTCCAATATTTACCTGCCATTTAAACTTTGAACCGCCAATCGTGGATGGATTTTCGGTTGCCCGGTAAAGTCCACCATAATTACTGGCAGCTAGCCCAGGAATTTGTTGTGCGGAAACAGATTTTACTATGAATCCTAATAGTAGTGTGAGGTTGTAGATTTGCTTTTTCAAGAATGATATTTGCTGTTTAAGGTTAGTTTCCCAACCTGGTCATAATTTATAATTTCTTCATCAATAAGGTATCTTAACGTTTGGAGGAAAGGTTTTTCAGCCACATTTTCAAATATCTGGCTTAAAGCACGAGGAGTTACCGGACCAAAACTTTTTAAATAAAGCAAAATCTGGTTACCCAATTCTTCATCAATTTCCGGACGCGGTTCATTCTTTTTATTTTTCAGACAAACATCACAAACACCACAATCTTTTCCATCCATTTCATTGAAATATTCCAGTAAAAGAATGGTCCGGCAACGGTTTGTGTTCGACGCATATTGAATAACTGCCCTTGCTTTTTGCCTGTCGCGTTCTCGTCTTCTTTCAATTTCAAAAACATTCAACGGTAATAACGCCGCGTCATATCTTGGCGTCAAAAAAGTCAGCTGCGGTTTGTCTCTTCTTGGTTCATAATCCACAATACCGCGCTCTTTGAGAAACGACAATTTTTTTAAGATTTCCGCTTCCGGTACAAAGTAAATCTGAGCCAGTTCGGTTTCTGAAATCTTTTTATATTCTGTAAAAAGTTCTCCGCCATAAATCCGGAGCAACAATTTTACAAACGAATCATACTCCGGATTACGTATCTGAAAATCGTATAATTGCCGGTTATCAACTTCAAAATGCAGTCGCGCCGGGTTGTTGAAATTTTCACTCAGTTGAATAAAACCTTCTTCTTCAAGCAGTTTTAAAGCGTAGTGGGTTTCATTAACCACTAGTCCGAATACACCCGTAAAGTTTTGTATATCAAAATCATATCCCGAAAATTCTCCTCCGCCAACATGAATTTTATAATAGTTTGCCAGTGATTGATAAACCCTTCTTAAAACATCCATTGGCGGATATTTTTTCTCTACATTTTCCGCCAGTTCTTCTAAATCAATTTTATTGAAAAGCGCCACGGCAAAAGCTTTTTTCTCATCACGCCCTGCCCGGCCAGCTTCCTGGTAATAGGCTTCCAGGTTATCCGGCAAGTCAAAATGAACCACAGCACGCACATCGGGTTTGTCAATTCCCATACCAAAAGCATTGGTGGCTACTACAACCCGAACCTGATTTTTCAGCCACGCCGTTTGTCTGTCCGATCTTTCTTTAAATGGTAAACCTGCATTATATCCCGCCGCGCGAAGACCTTGTTTTGTGAGCCAATCCGCCAGTTCTTTGGTACGTTTTCTCGTTCTCACATACACAATTGCAGTACCCGGAACATTTTTAAGAATCTGTAATAATTTTCTTTCCTTATTTTCTTCTAAAAAAGTTGAGTACGACAAATTTGCTCGCGCAAAAGATTGTCTGAAAACCCGAACGGGCTTCATTTCCAGTTTATCAATAATATCAATCTGAACCTGTTCTGTGGCCGTAGCTGTCAGAGCCATCACCGGAACTTTGGGAATTAATAATCTGAATTCGGAAATTAACAGGTAAGACGGACGGAAATCATAACCCCAGGCAGAAATACAATGTGCCTCATCAACCGCCAGCAAACAAATTTTCATCTGCTTGGTACGCTCAATCATAATTTCCGTACGAAGTCGCTCTGGCGAAACGTATAGAAACTTCGTTTGTCCGTGAATGCAGTTGTCGAGCGTAATGTCAATTTCATGCTTGTTCATACCCGAATGAATCGCTGCCGCCGGAATATCACGTCGTTTCAATTGTTCAACCTGATCTTTCATAAGCGCTATAAGCGGCGTTACCACGATGCAAACACCTTCCATCGTCATGACCGGAACCTGAAAACAAATCGATTTTCCGCCACCGGTTGGCAGCAGCAAAAGTGTATCATTGCCATTCAAAACCGACCGGATCGCCTCTTCCTGTACAGGCCGAAACTGGTCGTAGCCCCAGTATTGTTTCAGGACAGCTTGAAGGTTACTCATAGTATGCGTTTACGAAAGACTAATGCTAACAACGCGCAAATTACTAAATTCAATGGAGTGATCGTTTCGAAAAAATTCTAGCGGGTTAAAAACTAAGGTCGCGCTTTCTTCGTTTTTTAGCCGAAACTACTAACTTTACAGTCTATTTTTAACAGATTTTTATGCGCACGCTCCTCTTTCTGATTACTTTATTTTCATTATCTGGCTGCTCGGTTTCACATTATTTAAAGCATGAAATAAAAAATTCCCCGGTTTTAAGTCAGCAGCATACCGGTGTTTCAATCAAAAATCTGACAGGAGATAAAGCACTCGCTTCATATCAATCTGATAAATATTTCAATCCCGCTTCCAATACAAAATTATTCAGTTTTTACGCCGGATTATGCGCATTGGGCGACTCTTTGCCTGGAATTGAATATCTGGAATGGGGAGAACTATTGATTATCCGCGGAACGGGCGATCCTTCTCTACTTCATCCGGATCTTCCAAAAAGTGCCGTTATTGATTTTTTGAAAAGCAGAAAAGAACAAATATTTTTTTCCCCCGTTAATTTTAAAGATGAAAGATACGGGCCAGGCTGGGCATGGAGCGACTATAACGATTACTACCAACCAGAACTTTCTTCCATGCCGGTTTATGGAAATATCGTCCGTTTCACCGGTATAACAGATAAAATTTTTAAAGTCAGACCAACATTCTGGAGCAAATCCATGGTGGCTGATACGTCTATAAGAGGAATCAAAAGAGAAGAATTTCAAAATTCATTTCACTATTCTGAAAAGGCAGTGGCATCCGGAAAATCGGTTGACATTCCAGTCCGCATGTCCGATCAAATTACCGTTCAGCTTTTGAGCGAGGCTTTGAAAAAGGAAATTAAGCTTATTCATATTCCGCTTAGTATTGAGCTGAAAACAGTTTACAGCATTCCGTCAGATTCTTTGTATCGACGTATGATGTATGTGAGCGACAATATGCTAGCGGATCAGCTGATGCTCATGTATGCCTCTGCGAAAGGTTTGCCTCTAAACAGCGAGCAGGCTATTCAGCATATGACAAAAAATTATCTGAGTGATTTGCCGGATAGTCTGGTTTGGAAAGATGGTTCAGGATTGAGTCGTTACAACCTTTTTACGCCAAGAACAATTACGGCTTTATTACAGAAAATTTATGCAAAAGTACCGCAGGAACGTTTGTATAAAATTCTGCCAAATGGGGGAAGTACCGGAAATCTTCGGAATTCATTTAAAGGTGAAGCACCTTTTGTTTTTGCCAAAAGCGGAAGTTTTAGTAACAATTACAATTTGAGCGGATATCTGGTTACCAAAAAAGGTAAAACCATGACTTTCAGTTTCATGAACAACAATTTCGCCCGTCCAATGTCAGAAGTCCGGAAAGAAGTGGAAAGGATTTTAACTGAAATCCATCGTAAATTTTAGTATTGAATTATTCCTCTTTCCAGGTTTTTCCGGTACAATAAATCGTATTTATTCCTCCTTTTCTAACCAAAAAATAAATCCTGTAAAATCCAGGTTCAATCGTCGCGGTGTGAAAAGATGCATAGGCACCTTTGTTGAAATACATTAATCTGCGAAGTGTTGTTTTAATCGGAACGGCTGATTGGCTCTGTGGAGCTGCGTAGGTATGATCGGGAGATTTTAAGATTACATAAGCGCCATCTGAATAATCTTTTTCTGCCTTGAAAAAGTCATTTTCAAAGTTTATAATCAAATAATTATCTTCTTTTTTGACGATATCAGGTTGATAAATTTTCGCGCATGTTATCGAATCCGAAAGATTTCGGGGATTCCATCCTTCCGCCAATGGATCATCGGAACGATAATAAGCACGTATTTTTTCAAAATGTGCCTGATCCATTGAAAACATTTTAATACCCAACCAATCTGCATTATAGCGCGCATTAAATTCCTGAACAAGGGCCATACGGCGATTATTTATAGCTAATACAAAATTGCTATCCAGAATTACCAGATTTAAAAGCATTGTTAAAGGCACTAACGCAGTTACAGCAACCCGAAGCAGAGGACGCGAAGTAAGTGACAACACGCCAAAATATAAGGCAATACACCAAAGCGTTGAATACATGCGATAACGCCCCTTAAACATTCCTTCAAAGGTGTCTGTCGGGATGCGTTTGTAGACCAGAGCCAAGGTTGTAATCGCTACAAAAGCCAGAATTCCCAAAGAAAATAATGCACCTGAATTTGTGTAATCCGTTTTTCGCCAGGCTGCGTTCCAAAGTGAGATGTATTGTTTTCGAAATAAAAACAATACTGAAAATATCAGGATAAACCCGAAAACTACGGCTGTCATTAAAACCGCAGAAGATCCGTCATAAGCCGAAATCGTCGCGATGGAGCCAATGAATCCGAAGTAGCCAAGAAAACCCTCCTTCACCTGTTTGGGATCAGAGAAATTGAGATTTTGGGTGATTGGTGTGA
The sequence above is drawn from the Dyadobacter subterraneus genome and encodes:
- a CDS encoding RluA family pseudouridine synthase, producing MAKRPFQIIYEDNHLLIVNKEPGILVQGDSTRDKPLLEMLKEYIKEEYDKPGAVFLGTVHRLDRPVSGLVVFAKTSKALERMNEIFRKRDVQKTYWAVVKNRPPEKKGKLVHWLIKDEKRNVTTAYDYEVPGSQRAELSYRLLGDVNKFNLLEVTPVTGRPHQIRVQLASMGCPIRGDLKYGYPKANPDAGINLHARRLFFEHPVKKEPIICKAGLPNDPFWEEFLPLDTEIIKADHLGFLYE
- a CDS encoding DUF6787 family protein, encoding MIEKLKQRWNVKNGWDVLIILLVFACTGFSILYIKRALFNLVGISKETSPSWLLWTVNILIILPLYQAVLLAWGWVWGRFSFFWEFEKRMVRRIGSWFGWKG
- a CDS encoding type II toxin-antitoxin system RelE/ParE family toxin, giving the protein MVHKGLRLLSEKNNSSKLPAEQVEKIKRILSVLNTAKTLDPIKAIPGYRLHELSGDLKGFWAVWVTGNYRIVFRFEEGNVYEINYIDYH
- a CDS encoding HigA family addiction module antitoxin; protein product: MESEMKPVHPGAVLREDVLKEMKISITKAAKELNVSRKQLSEIVNETASISAEMAVRLESGFGITAEFWLDMQKNFDIWKVKSSGRVQGIHRILSQAV
- a CDS encoding DUF5723 family protein; translated protein: MKKQIYNLTLLLGFIVKSVSAQQIPGLAASNYGGLYRATENPSTIGGSKFKWQVNIGTIGSSINHRYFVFLGKNSLFYPLLAAHSKDELYGRSRTMGSLTDKDPIYLTSEIRWPSAMFSIGKYQGVAIQFRTRGFVTGNNVPDDIRNLYFKRLDTGKDNVATTDWGKFNLVQQSFSEMSVSYGVQLLDLDAHKFRVGVTAKRVFGARIGYIKGSVDNFQVRKVTGSQDESELVLNNFSYETGYSQQNQKLKLGDLFNSDKYAAGWGYDLGVTYELGNYWQNKDEAFDQNPKYILRLAASLTDIGSIKYKTTGSQMIAGQQEQTIIGQKELEIIGNEGADGLMNLYPASSDTTFNSKVKLPQAVHWEADVQLVKGFFVTLSQTKRFKSLTDNVLNVAQPNVFTITPRFEDEDSDFAFPISFIQGNKKVAIGALAHFGPIFIGFSNINGLINKNGSGAKGSMAYVGVSAWKLKGWKKK
- a CDS encoding RecQ family ATP-dependent DNA helicase, yielding MSNLQAVLKQYWGYDQFRPVQEEAIRSVLNGNDTLLLLPTGGGKSICFQVPVMTMEGVCIVVTPLIALMKDQVEQLKRRDIPAAAIHSGMNKHEIDITLDNCIHGQTKFLYVSPERLRTEIMIERTKQMKICLLAVDEAHCISAWGYDFRPSYLLISEFRLLIPKVPVMALTATATEQVQIDIIDKLEMKPVRVFRQSFARANLSYSTFLEENKERKLLQILKNVPGTAIVYVRTRKRTKELADWLTKQGLRAAGYNAGLPFKERSDRQTAWLKNQVRVVVATNAFGMGIDKPDVRAVVHFDLPDNLEAYYQEAGRAGRDEKKAFAVALFNKIDLEELAENVEKKYPPMDVLRRVYQSLANYYKIHVGGGEFSGYDFDIQNFTGVFGLVVNETHYALKLLEEEGFIQLSENFNNPARLHFEVDNRQLYDFQIRNPEYDSFVKLLLRIYGGELFTEYKKISETELAQIYFVPEAEILKKLSFLKERGIVDYEPRRDKPQLTFLTPRYDAALLPLNVFEIERRRERDRQKARAVIQYASNTNRCRTILLLEYFNEMDGKDCGVCDVCLKNKKNEPRPEIDEELGNQILLYLKSFGPVTPRALSQIFENVAEKPFLQTLRYLIDEEIINYDQVGKLTLNSKYHS
- a CDS encoding D-alanyl-D-alanine carboxypeptidase/D-alanyl-D-alanine-endopeptidase, whose protein sequence is MRTLLFLITLFSLSGCSVSHYLKHEIKNSPVLSQQHTGVSIKNLTGDKALASYQSDKYFNPASNTKLFSFYAGLCALGDSLPGIEYLEWGELLIIRGTGDPSLLHPDLPKSAVIDFLKSRKEQIFFSPVNFKDERYGPGWAWSDYNDYYQPELSSMPVYGNIVRFTGITDKIFKVRPTFWSKSMVADTSIRGIKREEFQNSFHYSEKAVASGKSVDIPVRMSDQITVQLLSEALKKEIKLIHIPLSIELKTVYSIPSDSLYRRMMYVSDNMLADQLMLMYASAKGLPLNSEQAIQHMTKNYLSDLPDSLVWKDGSGLSRYNLFTPRTITALLQKIYAKVPQERLYKILPNGGSTGNLRNSFKGEAPFVFAKSGSFSNNYNLSGYLVTKKGKTMTFSFMNNNFARPMSEVRKEVERILTEIHRKF